One window from the genome of Flavobacterium agricola encodes:
- a CDS encoding NAD(P)-dependent oxidoreductase: protein MKNGRMQIVITENEDFNPLVIEGLKKIGDVKTYNVASTSELIEVIKDAEVLFVRLRFKLTESVLRQAPKLKYILTATTGLDHIDLDYFESVDGQVISLKGATDFLNSIPATAEHTWALLLALMRNLPAAYADVQQGFWRRDLFKGNNLSEKKIGILGLGRVGVQVAHYARAFNMQIGYFDILNKNATNLIQFKTAKELFAWADIISIHIPLNAENIHYVNADLLNGLQSNAVLINTSRGAVVDESELISKIKNKQIKGYATDVLENELEIDIHTNELLKLSKSGYNVIITPHIAGATFESMHKTEEFIFKKFLK, encoded by the coding sequence ATGAAGAATGGAAGAATGCAAATAGTTATAACTGAAAATGAAGATTTTAATCCTCTTGTTATTGAAGGGTTAAAAAAAATAGGAGATGTAAAAACGTATAATGTTGCTTCAACTTCAGAATTGATAGAAGTTATAAAAGATGCAGAAGTGCTTTTTGTTCGGTTAAGGTTTAAGCTTACTGAATCTGTTTTAAGGCAGGCACCAAAACTTAAATATATTCTTACTGCAACTACAGGTTTAGATCATATTGATTTAGATTATTTTGAATCTGTAGATGGACAAGTTATATCGTTAAAAGGAGCAACCGATTTTTTAAATTCTATTCCTGCAACGGCAGAACATACTTGGGCATTATTATTAGCCTTGATGCGCAATTTACCAGCTGCTTATGCTGATGTGCAGCAAGGATTTTGGAGAAGGGATCTTTTTAAAGGAAATAATCTTTCAGAAAAAAAAATTGGAATATTGGGTTTAGGGCGCGTTGGTGTGCAAGTTGCGCATTATGCTCGAGCTTTTAATATGCAAATTGGTTATTTTGATATTCTGAATAAAAATGCAACTAATTTGATTCAGTTTAAAACAGCTAAAGAATTATTTGCTTGGGCCGATATTATTTCGATACACATTCCTTTAAATGCCGAAAATATTCATTATGTAAATGCAGATTTGTTAAATGGTTTACAAAGTAATGCAGTTTTAATTAATACTTCTAGAGGAGCAGTTGTTGATGAATCTGAATTAATATCTAAAATAAAAAATAAGCAAATTAAAGGATACGCTACAGATGTGTTAGAAAATGAGCTTGAAATTGATATTCATACTAATGAATTATTGAAATTATCTAAATCAGGTTATAATGTAATTATAACACCACATATTGCTGGTGCAACTTTTGAATCGATGCATAAAACAGAAGAATTTATTTTTAAAAAGTTTTTGAAATGA
- a CDS encoding N-acetylneuraminate synthase family protein, which translates to MNYPYIIAEIGQAHDGSLGILHSYIDAVAKTGVQAIKFQMHIAEAESSIHEPFRVKFSYEDATRFDYWKRMEFTFEQWQEIKAHCDAVGLDFICSPFSNLAVDWLEKLAVKYYKIGSGEVNNWLMLDKIAQTGKPVILSSGMSSWQELDQTIAFLKQKNVAVSVLQCTTSYPTQPEQYGLNVIQELANRYQIPVGFSDHSAKISTNIAAVALGAQILEFHVVFSREMFGPDAKSSLTISEVTTLVPAVNEVYTALQNPINKANNTQFAELKQIFEKSLAVNKQLNKGHVITAADLEAKKPKGYGVPAHEFEKLLGKKLQKPLNQWDFIQEEDLE; encoded by the coding sequence ATGAATTACCCATACATAATTGCCGAGATTGGACAAGCGCACGATGGCAGCTTAGGAATTTTACATTCGTACATTGATGCAGTGGCTAAAACCGGAGTTCAAGCTATTAAATTTCAGATGCATATTGCCGAAGCAGAAAGCTCGATTCACGAACCGTTTCGAGTAAAATTTTCTTATGAAGATGCTACGCGTTTTGATTATTGGAAACGTATGGAATTTACTTTTGAACAATGGCAAGAAATTAAAGCGCATTGTGATGCGGTTGGATTAGATTTTATTTGTTCTCCATTTTCTAATTTGGCTGTAGATTGGTTAGAAAAATTAGCAGTTAAATACTATAAAATTGGTTCTGGCGAGGTAAATAATTGGCTGATGCTCGATAAAATTGCCCAAACCGGGAAACCTGTAATTTTATCATCTGGCATGAGTTCGTGGCAAGAATTAGATCAAACCATTGCTTTTTTAAAACAAAAAAATGTTGCTGTTTCTGTATTGCAATGTACTACCTCATATCCTACACAGCCAGAGCAATACGGGCTTAATGTTATTCAAGAACTAGCAAATCGTTATCAAATTCCAGTAGGTTTTTCCGATCATTCGGCTAAAATAAGCACCAATATTGCTGCTGTAGCTTTAGGTGCACAGATTTTAGAATTTCATGTGGTTTTTTCGCGAGAAATGTTCGGCCCCGATGCCAAATCATCTTTAACTATTTCAGAAGTTACTACGTTGGTTCCAGCGGTAAACGAAGTTTATACAGCGTTACAAAACCCCATTAATAAAGCGAATAATACGCAGTTTGCTGAATTAAAACAGATTTTTGAAAAATCGTTAGCTGTAAATAAACAATTAAATAAAGGACATGTAATAACGGCCGCTGATTTAGAAGCCAAAAAACCCAAAGGTTACGGGGTGCCTGCTCATGAATTTGAAAAGTTGTTAGGTAAAAAATTGCAAAAACCTTTAAATCAATGGGATTTTATTCAAGAAGAAGATTTAGAATAA
- a CDS encoding glycosyltransferase family 2 protein: MITIITTFKNRELERVNKHLESLTKQINKNFKIVFIDYGSDIPLNISNNNQLQYFYLEVKNQPFNKSKAINYVIKNIVDTKFIFIADVDMIFAPNFIDKCYELSLEYQAFYFQVAYLKPKISDCKNIFNPINFSNLSNESATGMMFFKTKDIVRLGGYDEFMHFYGAEDTDVFLRLKKIGINAYFYNENNVLMAHQWHKKFIESYTKKISQHLQLSEVWRLNQIKKNNNRDCDIINVNGDNWGNIHSNDHLKVNFVEVFTYTEYIDFWLFYKIHNLNKGQEIALVFREPIEDSFLKKYFKKILNISTKRFYTLKQVNDLLLLQIISHLHNNPYSIKLNKTCDQIVFRMQKI, translated from the coding sequence ATGATAACAATAATAACCACTTTTAAAAATCGAGAATTAGAAAGAGTAAATAAACATTTAGAATCATTAACCAAACAGATTAATAAAAATTTTAAAATTGTTTTTATTGATTATGGTTCGGATATACCTTTAAATATTTCTAATAATAATCAACTTCAATATTTTTATTTAGAAGTTAAAAATCAGCCTTTTAATAAGTCAAAAGCTATTAATTATGTAATTAAAAATATAGTTGATACTAAATTTATTTTTATTGCCGATGTTGATATGATTTTTGCTCCTAATTTCATTGATAAATGTTATGAGCTATCATTAGAATATCAAGCTTTTTATTTTCAAGTAGCCTATTTAAAGCCTAAAATTAGTGATTGTAAAAATATTTTTAATCCAATTAATTTTAGTAATCTATCTAATGAATCTGCAACAGGCATGATGTTCTTTAAAACTAAAGATATAGTTAGGTTAGGGGGGTATGATGAGTTTATGCACTTTTATGGAGCAGAAGACACAGATGTGTTTTTACGACTAAAAAAAATAGGAATAAATGCTTATTTTTATAATGAAAATAATGTGCTTATGGCTCATCAATGGCATAAAAAATTCATAGAATCTTATACAAAAAAAATATCGCAACATTTACAGTTGTCTGAAGTTTGGAGATTGAATCAAATTAAAAAGAATAATAATCGAGATTGCGATATAATTAATGTTAACGGTGATAATTGGGGAAATATTCACAGTAATGATCATCTAAAAGTTAATTTTGTCGAAGTTTTTACATATACTGAATATATTGATTTTTGGCTGTTTTATAAGATTCATAATTTAAATAAAGGACAAGAAATCGCACTTGTTTTTAGGGAACCTATTGAAGATAGTTTTTTAAAAAAATATTTTAAAAAAATTCTTAATATCTCTACAAAAAGATTTTATACACTTAAACAGGTTAATGACTTACTATTATTACAAATTATATCTCATCTGCATAATAACCCATACAGCATTAAATTAAATAAAACTTGTGATCAAATAGTTTTTAGAATGCAAAAGATATAA
- a CDS encoding formate--tetrahydrofolate ligase — protein MKSDIEIARNASLKKIDQIAEQINLDTESLIPYGKYIAKVPLSEIKPEKINNSNLILVTSISPTRAGIGKTTVSIGLALGLNKIGKKAIVALREPSLGPCFGMKGGAAGGGYAQVLPMENINLHFTGDFHAITSAHNTLSALLDNYIYQNKAEANGIKQVLWKRVLDVNDRSLRQINTGLGGLTNGIPQENGFDITPASELMAILCLATDLDDLKRRIENILLGYRYDGTMFTVKDLGVAGAITVLLKDALQPNLVQTTENTAAFIHGGPFANIAHGCNSVLATKMALSYGDYVITEAGFGADLGAEKFLNIKCRKANLQPKLTIVVVTAQGLKMHGGVPVDDIKNENVAGLKEGFKNLHKHITNLKQFGQSLLVAFNQYATDTEAEIKALKDFCNEQQVPFAINNAYTEGGIGAENLALKVAETLQNNPSKPLLFTYDLEDDIATKITKIVTKIYGAKTVTFGTEALKKLKQIKANNLEHFPVCIAKTQFSFSADAKAYGAASGFNLEITDLVINRGAEFIVALAGDIIRMPGLPKSPQALRIDLVDGQVDGLS, from the coding sequence ATGAAATCAGATATAGAAATTGCACGCAATGCATCTTTAAAAAAAATAGATCAAATTGCCGAACAAATTAATTTAGATACCGAAAGTTTAATTCCGTACGGTAAGTACATTGCTAAGGTTCCGCTATCTGAAATAAAACCCGAAAAAATAAACAATTCCAATTTAATTTTAGTTACATCCATTTCTCCTACACGAGCGGGAATTGGTAAAACAACCGTTTCTATTGGTTTGGCGTTGGGCTTAAACAAAATAGGAAAAAAAGCAATTGTTGCCTTACGCGAACCTTCGTTAGGGCCATGTTTTGGTATGAAAGGCGGCGCTGCCGGTGGTGGTTATGCACAAGTTTTACCTATGGAAAATATTAACCTACATTTTACAGGCGATTTTCACGCGATAACATCGGCTCATAACACGTTAAGCGCTTTATTAGATAATTATATTTATCAGAATAAAGCCGAAGCAAACGGCATAAAACAAGTACTTTGGAAACGCGTTTTAGACGTAAACGACAGAAGTTTAAGACAAATAAACACCGGTTTGGGTGGTTTAACCAATGGGATTCCGCAAGAAAATGGTTTTGACATTACTCCGGCCTCTGAGCTTATGGCTATTTTATGTTTAGCTACTGATTTAGATGATTTAAAACGTAGAATAGAAAACATTTTATTAGGTTACCGATATGATGGCACCATGTTTACGGTTAAAGATTTAGGCGTTGCGGGTGCAATTACGGTTTTATTAAAAGATGCTTTGCAGCCTAACTTGGTTCAAACAACCGAAAATACAGCAGCTTTTATTCACGGCGGTCCATTTGCTAATATTGCACACGGTTGTAACTCCGTTTTAGCAACCAAAATGGCGCTTAGTTACGGCGATTATGTAATTACCGAAGCAGGATTTGGTGCCGATTTAGGTGCAGAAAAGTTTTTAAACATTAAGTGCAGAAAAGCCAATTTACAACCTAAACTAACTATTGTTGTAGTTACTGCACAAGGTTTAAAAATGCATGGTGGCGTTCCGGTTGATGATATAAAAAATGAAAATGTTGCTGGACTAAAAGAAGGTTTTAAAAACTTACATAAACATATAACCAACTTAAAACAATTTGGTCAAAGTTTATTGGTTGCATTTAATCAATACGCAACAGATACGGAAGCAGAAATAAAAGCTTTAAAAGATTTTTGCAACGAACAACAAGTGCCTTTTGCAATTAACAACGCGTATACCGAAGGCGGAATTGGAGCAGAAAATTTAGCTTTAAAAGTAGCTGAAACCTTACAAAACAACCCGAGTAAACCTTTGCTATTTACCTATGATTTAGAAGATGATATAGCCACTAAAATAACCAAAATTGTTACTAAAATTTACGGGGCTAAAACCGTCACTTTTGGTACAGAAGCTTTAAAAAAATTAAAACAAATTAAAGCTAATAACTTAGAGCATTTTCCGGTTTGCATTGCTAAAACGCAGTTTTCTTTTTCGGCTGATGCTAAAGCATACGGTGCAGCAAGCGGATTTAATTTAGAAATAACCGATTTGGTAATTAATCGTGGTGCCGAATTTATTGTTGCTTTAGCCGGTGATATTATTAGAATGCCAGGCTTACCAAAATCACCACAAGCTTTACGCATCGATTTAGTTGATGGACAGGTTGATGGGTTAAGCTAA
- the neuC gene encoding UDP-N-acetylglucosamine 2-epimerase, with product MSKRKIAVVITARPSYSRVKTVLQAIQKHPDLELQLIVAASALLDRYGSAVNYMLQDGFEIAAKVFNVLEGENLTAAAKTTGIGILELSTVFENLKPDIVVTVADRFETMATAIAASYMNIPLAHIQGGEVTGNIDEKVRHAITKLSDYHFTASESARERVIKLGENPDFVFNTGCPSIDIAAEVLKNPELGFNPYEKYGGVGEQPDLTNGYVVVMQHPVTTEYQDSRKHIHETLNILPHIKLPVLWFWPNVDAGADGTSAGIRSFREHHDLTHVHFFKNMTGDDFLRLLKNSKCLIGNSSVGIRECAFLGVPVVNIGSRQNKRDRGYNVIDVTYDTDEILQAVNQQINKKTIESSNVYGGGNAGAVIANLLATVPLQFHKTINY from the coding sequence ATGTCTAAACGAAAAATAGCCGTTGTTATAACTGCAAGGCCCTCTTACAGCCGAGTAAAAACGGTTTTACAAGCCATACAAAAACATCCCGATTTAGAATTGCAATTAATTGTTGCCGCATCTGCTTTGTTAGACAGATACGGATCTGCTGTAAATTACATGTTGCAAGACGGGTTTGAAATTGCGGCAAAAGTTTTTAATGTTTTAGAAGGAGAAAATTTAACGGCAGCTGCTAAAACTACCGGAATTGGAATTTTAGAACTTTCTACCGTTTTCGAGAATTTAAAACCAGATATTGTGGTAACGGTTGCCGACCGGTTTGAAACTATGGCAACAGCTATTGCCGCCTCATACATGAATATTCCGCTAGCGCATATTCAAGGCGGAGAAGTTACCGGTAATATTGATGAAAAGGTACGCCATGCCATAACTAAATTGTCAGATTATCATTTTACAGCGTCCGAATCAGCGCGTGAACGTGTTATAAAATTAGGAGAAAATCCTGATTTTGTTTTTAATACCGGTTGCCCATCTATAGATATTGCAGCAGAAGTGCTTAAAAATCCGGAGTTAGGTTTTAATCCTTATGAAAAATATGGCGGCGTGGGCGAACAACCCGATTTAACTAACGGTTATGTTGTAGTCATGCAACATCCGGTAACTACCGAGTACCAAGATTCGCGCAAACATATTCACGAAACATTAAATATTTTACCCCATATTAAGTTACCGGTTTTGTGGTTTTGGCCTAATGTTGATGCAGGAGCCGACGGAACTTCGGCTGGAATCAGAAGTTTTAGAGAACATCATGATTTAACCCATGTGCATTTTTTTAAGAATATGACTGGTGATGATTTTTTACGTTTGCTTAAAAATAGTAAATGTTTAATAGGTAATTCTAGCGTTGGCATTCGTGAATGTGCTTTTTTAGGTGTTCCGGTGGTAAACATAGGTTCCAGACAAAACAAGCGTGATCGAGGATATAATGTAATTGATGTTACGTATGATACAGATGAAATTTTGCAAGCCGTAAACCAACAAATTAATAAAAAAACAATCGAATCATCAAACGTTTACGGAGGCGGAAATGCAGGTGCTGTAATTGCCAATTTATTAGCAACCGTTCCGTTACAATTTCATAAAACCATTAATTATTAG
- a CDS encoding acylneuraminate cytidylyltransferase family protein: MKVLAIIPARGGSKGVPDKNIKMLGNKPLIVHAIDCAKQASLVSEIVVTTDSDEIIDVVKKHAVQVVKRPANLAQDSSNVVDAVVHILESLPQKFDVVVLLQPTSPLRTGKDLDQVIQMLFAADDLDGVISVVPFDDCHPARMYNLLEDNYLQSYVSEGETLRRQDLKPVYYRNGCFYAVKIDAFVKQKSFMVKNKKAYVMDVNWLVNIDSPRDFKIAEVIYEEWKNANSYN; the protein is encoded by the coding sequence ATGAAAGTTCTTGCAATTATTCCAGCTCGTGGTGGTTCTAAAGGCGTTCCTGATAAAAATATAAAAATGTTAGGCAATAAGCCGTTAATCGTTCATGCCATCGATTGTGCTAAGCAAGCATCTTTGGTGTCTGAAATAGTTGTAACTACCGATTCTGACGAAATTATTGATGTTGTAAAAAAACATGCTGTTCAAGTTGTTAAAAGGCCAGCTAATTTGGCACAAGATTCTAGTAACGTAGTTGATGCAGTTGTTCATATTTTAGAAAGTTTACCCCAAAAGTTTGATGTTGTTGTTTTATTGCAACCCACCTCGCCTTTGCGTACCGGAAAAGATCTAGATCAAGTTATACAAATGTTATTTGCTGCTGATGATTTAGATGGTGTTATTAGTGTAGTACCTTTTGATGATTGTCATCCAGCCAGAATGTATAATTTGTTAGAAGATAATTACTTGCAAAGTTATGTTTCTGAGGGCGAAACTTTAAGACGGCAAGATTTAAAACCAGTGTATTACAGAAACGGATGTTTTTATGCAGTAAAAATAGATGCGTTTGTAAAACAGAAATCATTTATGGTGAAAAATAAAAAGGCGTATGTGATGGATGTAAATTGGTTGGTAAATATTGATTCACCACGTGATTTTAAAATTGCCGAAGTAATATATGAAGAATGGAAGAATGCAAATAGTTATAACTGA
- a CDS encoding glycosyltransferase family protein: MRNILVVCEDLRINNSSAGIGRSKIINTLAEVANKIDVITIDNFNYPITWLPNNVKITKITPIKSKRYFWDNIPKIKNFYNYSKGYSKNEHDIISAYKTEIFKHVNDFKYDFIYLLGSGSSFLPYFIFPSNKIKIPYVVNIHDPYPMHLYPKPYKKKKHIFYLHQQINFNKVLKGAYKITLPSKLLLNDLAKSYSSIYSKGVVLPHIGTDLIGLQGQETDDIVKLPKNKINIIHAGNLLGPRNPMYLIQAINELNNEVVDFKNNVQFTFFGTFNKAHKKLIEETNISNIIFNEQRVTYKKSIELTKQADANLVIEAIADYSPFLPGKVADIAFCNSTIIALTPKVSEVNRVLGNDYPYSAELDKVYDIKKVLLPFLIIIKKVIKNY, translated from the coding sequence ATGAGAAATATTTTAGTTGTTTGTGAGGACCTTAGAATTAATAACAGCTCTGCAGGAATTGGCAGAAGTAAAATAATTAATACCCTTGCTGAAGTTGCAAATAAAATTGATGTAATAACTATTGATAATTTTAATTATCCTATTACATGGCTTCCAAATAACGTTAAGATTACTAAAATTACCCCAATAAAGTCTAAAAGATATTTTTGGGATAATATACCCAAAATTAAAAATTTTTATAATTATTCTAAAGGCTATTCCAAAAATGAACATGACATTATTTCTGCATACAAAACTGAAATTTTTAAGCATGTAAATGATTTTAAATATGATTTTATTTATCTTTTAGGCTCTGGAAGTTCTTTTTTACCTTATTTTATTTTTCCTTCTAATAAAATTAAGATCCCTTATGTGGTTAATATTCATGATCCCTACCCAATGCACCTTTATCCCAAGCCTTATAAGAAAAAAAAGCATATTTTTTATCTGCATCAACAAATAAATTTTAACAAAGTATTGAAAGGTGCATATAAAATAACCTTACCATCAAAGCTGCTGTTAAATGATTTAGCAAAATCATATTCATCGATTTATAGTAAAGGTGTAGTACTTCCCCATATCGGGACTGATTTGATTGGATTACAGGGGCAAGAAACAGATGATATTGTGAAATTACCAAAGAATAAAATAAATATTATTCATGCAGGTAATTTATTAGGACCTCGAAATCCTATGTATTTAATCCAAGCTATTAATGAATTAAACAACGAAGTTGTTGATTTTAAAAATAATGTGCAATTTACTTTTTTTGGCACTTTTAATAAAGCTCATAAAAAATTAATTGAAGAAACTAATATTTCAAATATAATTTTTAATGAGCAAAGAGTAACATATAAAAAAAGTATTGAATTAACTAAACAAGCGGATGCTAATTTAGTTATTGAAGCCATAGCTGATTACAGTCCTTTTTTACCTGGTAAAGTTGCAGACATTGCTTTTTGTAATAGTACTATAATTGCTTTAACCCCTAAAGTATCTGAAGTAAATAGAGTACTTGGAAATGATTATCCATATTCAGCAGAATTAGATAAAGTTTATGATATAAAAAAAGTGTTATTACCTTTTTTAATAATTATAAAAAAGGTAATAAAGAATTACTAA